Proteins encoded by one window of Lacipirellulaceae bacterium:
- a CDS encoding TolC family protein — translation MSKFGISAVVMLMALFIDGAGAQELLQSPARIAEPPAPSAGSQFINPPARPTQPASVGDTPLGLGEVLDLKTVLSLATQNNPTLRQARLQISAELAKAQQAGLYPNPTLAYAGEQIFVDVEGDTDSPGEFQGGIISQRIVTAGKLSLSREKYLRRAHVTEHLAVAQQYRVCNDVRIHFYRALAAQQRLEMQRELLKTAEDAAVTARELYNVGQANRYDVRKSNVMLQRTRLAVQKAEHEYRMRFRELTSLVGLDLPVGAVVGTLATTEPLATFDGTLARIVAESPEVLAARAKLSADRITIEREEVEWIPDIVFSAGTGYNFDARETVAVADISIEIPLFDRNQGTISQARADFNRQRREVRRTELTLRQRLAMVYEQYAMSFEHASEYRDSIVPEMRAAYRELLSSYKQNRIEWREVLQAQAEYAEVRLAQISYEEQLRQSEVLIQGYLLDGGLNAASGPMPAGHIDSVPKPR, via the coding sequence ATGAGTAAATTTGGTATCTCAGCAGTCGTTATGCTGATGGCTCTATTTATTGACGGAGCTGGGGCGCAGGAGCTACTACAGTCACCGGCCCGTATCGCAGAACCACCGGCCCCATCTGCCGGAAGCCAGTTCATCAATCCACCTGCTCGCCCCACTCAGCCGGCATCGGTCGGTGACACTCCATTGGGCCTGGGCGAAGTTCTCGATTTGAAAACAGTCTTGTCGCTAGCAACGCAGAATAATCCAACACTACGGCAAGCGCGTTTGCAGATATCAGCAGAGCTTGCCAAAGCACAGCAGGCTGGCTTGTACCCGAATCCAACGTTAGCCTACGCCGGTGAGCAAATCTTCGTGGATGTTGAAGGAGATACAGATTCGCCGGGTGAATTTCAGGGGGGGATCATTTCGCAGCGAATTGTTACTGCTGGCAAACTAAGCCTCAGTCGAGAAAAGTACCTTCGTCGGGCACATGTTACGGAACACTTGGCGGTCGCTCAGCAGTATCGCGTTTGCAACGATGTTCGGATTCACTTTTACCGAGCACTGGCCGCTCAACAACGTTTGGAGATGCAACGAGAACTTCTCAAAACGGCCGAAGATGCAGCGGTTACCGCAAGGGAGCTTTACAACGTCGGACAAGCCAACAGATACGATGTTCGCAAGTCAAATGTCATGCTCCAGCGGACTCGACTTGCTGTGCAAAAAGCCGAACACGAGTATCGGATGCGGTTTCGTGAATTAACTTCGCTTGTCGGACTTGATCTTCCTGTGGGAGCGGTGGTCGGAACGTTAGCGACAACTGAGCCGCTCGCAACTTTTGATGGCACCTTAGCGCGAATTGTAGCGGAAAGTCCCGAAGTGCTTGCAGCAAGAGCCAAGCTATCCGCAGATCGAATTACGATCGAACGAGAAGAAGTAGAGTGGATTCCCGACATCGTTTTCTCCGCAGGCACTGGATATAACTTCGATGCCAGGGAAACTGTGGCAGTCGCTGATATCAGCATTGAGATTCCGCTATTCGATAGAAATCAGGGCACAATTAGCCAAGCCCGTGCCGACTTCAACCGTCAGCGACGAGAAGTGCGACGGACTGAACTAACGCTTCGACAGCGCTTGGCAATGGTTTATGAACAGTACGCAATGTCGTTCGAGCATGCTTCGGAATATCGCGACTCCATCGTTCCCGAAATGAGGGCAGCGTATCGCGAGTTACTCAGCAGCTACAAGCAAAATCGAATTGAGTGGCGGGAGGTATTGCAAGCTCAAGCAGAATACGCTGAAGTTCGGCTCGCCCAAATCAGCTATGAGGAGCAGTTACGTCAAAGCGAAGTCTTGATTCAGGGTTACCTGCTTGACGGTGGGCTTAATGCCGCGTCTGGGCCAATGCCCGCTGGCCATATCGACTCCGTACCGAAGCCACGCTAA
- a CDS encoding metal-sensitive transcriptional regulator, with protein sequence MAKTMIAVPPVGNMLKSDEKKKVLNRIKRINGQVEAVGRMIDDEEYCVDVLMQISAATGALAKVGQIVLENHLKTCVTEAMQNKDVADREQKLEELIKLFRKYAGVID encoded by the coding sequence ATGGCCAAAACGATGATTGCGGTGCCACCGGTAGGGAACATGCTGAAGTCCGATGAAAAAAAGAAGGTACTGAACCGCATCAAGCGTATCAACGGTCAAGTTGAAGCGGTGGGGCGGATGATCGACGATGAGGAATACTGCGTTGACGTGTTAATGCAGATTTCCGCGGCGACTGGTGCTCTGGCCAAAGTCGGACAAATTGTTTTGGAAAATCACCTAAAGACTTGTGTGACTGAAGCAATGCAAAATAAGGATGTCGCCGACCGAGAGCAGAAGCTGGAAGAGCTGATCAAGCTGTTTCGCAAATACGCAGGTGTCATCGATTGA
- a CDS encoding potassium channel family protein produces MLEFVLVIFGWLIATLGVLETCIAVLYPRAVSGPVTAATYRVYHYVSQKLLGANSRLLLFSGPVLILCQLIVWASLLLLGISLVVRPELGRGIVYASGEAIGTDLATAVYYAGFSVTTLGMGDLVPQTTFTRMVTITASAIGFSFFTLVLAYVISVYSALGRRNQFASEIDYRTGRTGDVLGYLLPHLACDDRSLLQQDLYDLASKLADLLESHHFYPALHYFRFREPRYAMSRMLRFCLETASLLRAINESQDSVSTVNAEPTERLWHASLQMLEDAQKHFVICKVSRDDVDSSLAARLSDHLRSTESAFLAIDPDAFASAYTVNCRQWSNDLRSLERCTMTGSHRPQDSH; encoded by the coding sequence GTGCTGGAATTTGTGCTGGTAATCTTCGGTTGGCTCATTGCTACGCTGGGCGTTCTAGAGACGTGCATAGCGGTCCTGTATCCTCGCGCGGTAAGCGGTCCGGTAACGGCGGCGACTTATCGAGTCTACCACTACGTTTCTCAGAAGCTGCTGGGGGCGAACAGTAGGCTGTTGCTTTTCAGCGGTCCGGTATTGATCCTCTGTCAGCTGATCGTCTGGGCGTCTCTTCTATTGCTCGGCATTAGCCTCGTAGTCAGGCCGGAACTCGGTAGGGGTATCGTGTACGCAAGTGGCGAGGCAATAGGCACAGATTTAGCCACGGCGGTTTACTACGCCGGATTCTCCGTGACGACGCTAGGGATGGGCGATCTAGTGCCGCAAACGACATTCACGCGAATGGTCACAATTACCGCATCCGCTATCGGGTTTAGTTTCTTTACGCTCGTTTTGGCATATGTCATATCGGTCTACAGCGCACTGGGCAGACGCAACCAATTTGCATCTGAGATTGACTATCGTACGGGACGTACCGGAGATGTGTTAGGTTATCTGCTACCGCACCTCGCCTGCGATGACCGATCACTGCTTCAACAGGATTTGTATGACTTGGCATCCAAACTGGCCGACCTCCTTGAATCGCACCATTTCTATCCTGCTCTGCACTATTTTCGTTTCCGCGAACCGCGATATGCAATGAGTCGGATGCTGAGATTCTGTTTGGAAACGGCGTCGCTGTTAAGGGCAATAAACGAGTCGCAAGACAGTGTTTCGACGGTGAACGCGGAGCCGACCGAGCGACTCTGGCATGCGAGTCTACAAATGTTGGAAGATGCCCAAAAGCATTTTGTCATTTGCAAAGTATCGCGAGACGATGTTGACTCATCGCTTGCTGCTCGGCTTTCTGACCACCTTCGCTCAACCGAGTCGGCGTTTTTAGCAATTGATCCCGACGCATTTGCTTCTGCCTACACTGTCAATTGCCGACAGTGGTCCAATGACCTGAGGTCATTAGAGCGATGCACGATGACCGGCAGCCACCGCCCCCAAGATTCCCACTAA
- a CDS encoding ArdC-like ssDNA-binding domain-containing protein, translated as MRAVEQTNQTQPETSQQQWKGTESLPKANRWKEKQQTKTASEPDSQRAKKQDVATVLTEKSLAKLNDALSRGQSETLTKYLAFTAKFHNYSLRNCLLIAAQKPDATHVAGYQKWKQLGRQVKRGEKAITIVQPRFSKREAEVVNQAGNTETKEVKKLSGFGHAKVFDISQTEGDAVPEFATISGDPGESLSKLEQLVMDNDITLSYETPPSPGAIGLSSGGHIYVTPGLSDAETFSVLAHELAHELIHKGERRHETTPTVRETEAEAVAFVVSEAAGLNSTERSSDYISLYRGDPEVLSESLKFIQKTAGYIIKGITEE; from the coding sequence ATGAGAGCAGTAGAGCAAACCAATCAGACTCAGCCAGAAACTAGTCAGCAGCAATGGAAAGGAACCGAATCATTGCCGAAGGCTAATCGCTGGAAAGAAAAGCAGCAAACTAAGACAGCGAGTGAACCTGACTCGCAAAGGGCCAAAAAACAAGATGTCGCTACGGTACTGACGGAAAAGAGTCTTGCGAAACTAAACGATGCTCTTAGCCGTGGTCAGAGCGAGACGCTCACCAAATACCTGGCGTTCACGGCCAAGTTTCATAACTACAGCTTGCGAAACTGCCTGCTTATTGCAGCCCAGAAACCAGACGCGACCCACGTTGCTGGCTACCAGAAGTGGAAGCAACTGGGTCGGCAAGTGAAGCGTGGCGAGAAAGCAATCACCATTGTCCAACCTAGGTTCTCAAAGCGGGAAGCTGAAGTGGTCAATCAGGCGGGAAACACTGAGACCAAAGAAGTTAAGAAACTAAGCGGTTTTGGGCACGCTAAGGTCTTTGACATATCGCAAACAGAGGGCGACGCCGTTCCTGAGTTCGCCACGATCAGCGGTGACCCCGGTGAAAGCCTCTCTAAGCTAGAGCAACTTGTGATGGACAACGACATAACGCTTAGCTATGAGACACCACCAAGCCCTGGAGCGATTGGTCTTTCGTCTGGAGGACACATTTACGTTACCCCTGGCCTAAGCGATGCTGAGACCTTCTCTGTCCTTGCTCATGAGCTAGCCCATGAGTTAATTCATAAGGGTGAGCGGCGACACGAGACAACGCCTACCGTGCGAGAGACGGAAGCTGAGGCTGTAGCGTTTGTTGTGTCAGAGGCGGCCGGTCTAAACTCTACTGAGCGAAGCAGTGACTACATCTCGCTTTACCGAGGCGATCCAGAGGTTCTTTCTGAGTCCCTAAAATTCATCCAGAAAACTGCTGGCTACATTATCAAAGGGATTACTGAAGAGTGA
- a CDS encoding copper oxidase — protein MRYEKETKLLQSAGRREFITKGAIAAATGVTAAMLASAATAQEAMKMPHAHGHSQKPIGSRNAKPSIPAGTDVREEYDGYSRFKPGRGNDPDSDYYLGKLVPGFRKTEDGPAPFVAPDLEKLPWEMVNGAKEFHLVPMAVEREFHPGVKMNVYGYNGSMPGPTIEVNQGDRVRIVVTNELPEDTFVHWHGFELPVQYDGAATLNQEPIKPGRTFVYEFDVHEEGTFFYHSHVAMQEAFGQVGWFIVHPKKVFDPPVDRDFGLIFQNFFVGPNQTVSDSWSMDWNWHTINGRSGPYTTPLVCKHGERVRVRLLNFAPMQHHPIHMHGHTFWVTGHEGARVPKSAWIPRNNELVGVAQASDFEFVANNPGDWIFHCHMVHHMMNHMTKQVGPRIRQASVDRYLANLDNRPSVEAAQRAGFNTPGYPQKMMGMSMSEEDMKIYWGRREVQGMRANYLMAVKGLMTVMRVLPDDLYELVMETDQPIEKGAVFSEIVRRFGDPDHYEPAPKHEMMSMDG, from the coding sequence ATGAGATACGAAAAAGAAACCAAACTGTTACAGTCGGCTGGTCGGCGGGAGTTCATCACAAAGGGGGCGATAGCTGCCGCGACGGGTGTGACAGCGGCGATGCTCGCTTCGGCCGCTACGGCTCAGGAAGCGATGAAAATGCCGCATGCACATGGGCATTCCCAAAAACCGATTGGCAGCCGGAATGCGAAGCCAAGCATACCAGCTGGAACAGATGTTCGTGAAGAATATGACGGTTACTCGCGGTTCAAGCCGGGGCGGGGAAACGACCCTGATTCAGATTACTATTTGGGGAAATTGGTTCCGGGATTTCGCAAAACGGAAGATGGTCCGGCTCCATTCGTGGCTCCAGATTTAGAGAAGTTGCCGTGGGAGATGGTGAACGGTGCAAAGGAGTTTCATCTAGTTCCGATGGCGGTCGAAAGAGAATTCCATCCCGGAGTCAAAATGAATGTCTACGGCTACAATGGCAGTATGCCGGGGCCGACGATAGAGGTCAATCAGGGAGACCGTGTCCGCATAGTCGTGACGAATGAACTACCGGAGGACACTTTCGTTCATTGGCACGGGTTCGAGTTGCCCGTGCAATACGACGGTGCCGCGACGCTCAATCAGGAGCCGATAAAACCAGGCAGAACATTTGTTTACGAGTTCGACGTTCATGAAGAAGGCACGTTCTTCTATCATTCGCATGTAGCCATGCAGGAGGCGTTTGGACAGGTTGGATGGTTCATCGTTCATCCTAAGAAAGTATTCGACCCGCCGGTTGACCGAGACTTTGGTTTGATCTTTCAAAACTTTTTCGTCGGTCCCAACCAGACGGTTTCTGATAGTTGGTCAATGGATTGGAACTGGCACACGATAAACGGACGAAGCGGTCCTTACACAACGCCCTTGGTTTGCAAGCACGGTGAACGTGTCCGGGTGAGGTTACTGAATTTTGCACCAATGCAGCACCATCCCATTCACATGCATGGTCACACGTTTTGGGTGACTGGACATGAGGGAGCGAGGGTACCGAAGAGTGCATGGATTCCTCGCAACAACGAACTCGTGGGTGTTGCACAGGCTTCCGATTTTGAGTTCGTGGCAAACAATCCCGGTGACTGGATTTTCCACTGCCACATGGTTCACCACATGATGAACCACATGACCAAGCAGGTGGGACCGCGAATACGACAGGCCTCCGTAGATCGCTACTTGGCGAACCTTGACAACCGACCGTCAGTAGAAGCTGCGCAAAGAGCGGGTTTCAACACGCCCGGTTACCCTCAGAAGATGATGGGGATGTCTATGAGTGAAGAAGATATGAAAATCTACTGGGGTCGTCGCGAAGTACAGGGGATGCGTGCAAATTACTTGATGGCTGTGAAGGGTCTGATGACGGTCATGCGAGTCTTACCCGATGACCTCTACGAGTTGGTCATGGAGACCGACCAGCCAATCGAAAAAGGAGCCGTTTTTTCAGAGATCGTCCGACGCTTCGGCGATCCCGATCATTACGAACCGGCACCGAAGCACGAGATGATGTCGATGGATGGCTGA
- a CDS encoding SpoIIE family protein phosphatase, giving the protein MSIEFWKRLPLRRQLMLAVNGLLLLVVVLFLVVGHGVRIREAKQEKRIALTEEAKTVYESIDAIANRGNEAIQQLIDDVCARMNSSESPGHHIAVKWQGSSMQAKSHGRASHDMFRAMRAAAGDSNHPPTDSYSLVAAKFAGPHGAIYVSESESSALRGARQELLRQVIVVLFGSALAGLVVHFVLRGVITKPLRRLVATLSRIGDGDLEAKAEERSCEELTYLSERLNAMTKKLAAADRERRLHMKKARDIQQHLRPTNQKIEGVDTAELFEPADDVGGDYYDVIPLGNGECLLCLADVSGHGVPAAMAATVIKALVLEALEVTRSPAEILNRINRRYAEIIVPGHFATMVIVVANQGEMTLSCANAGHEPPFIHEPGQSVRRLSVSNLLLGVDEQTAYTEQNVSITSGTKVVLVSDGVTEAFDPNENQFGTERVGQVMAESSATSPRQLVSEFVEALARFRGSRPPFDDTTLLAARVGASHSPTPD; this is encoded by the coding sequence GTGAGTATCGAATTCTGGAAACGCCTTCCGCTGCGGCGGCAACTGATGCTGGCCGTCAATGGCTTGCTACTACTTGTCGTGGTCTTGTTTCTTGTTGTTGGTCATGGGGTGCGGATTCGCGAGGCGAAGCAGGAAAAGCGAATTGCGCTAACAGAGGAAGCGAAGACAGTTTACGAGTCGATTGATGCAATCGCGAATCGCGGCAATGAGGCAATACAGCAGTTGATTGACGATGTCTGTGCCCGCATGAACTCGTCCGAATCGCCGGGGCATCACATCGCGGTCAAGTGGCAAGGCAGTTCAATGCAGGCCAAGTCACACGGTCGAGCTTCTCACGATATGTTTCGTGCCATGCGTGCTGCGGCTGGAGACAGCAATCATCCGCCCACAGACTCGTACTCACTCGTGGCCGCGAAGTTCGCTGGTCCGCACGGCGCGATCTACGTGTCTGAGTCAGAAAGCTCGGCGTTGAGAGGCGCTCGGCAAGAGCTGCTTCGGCAAGTGATCGTAGTGCTGTTCGGTAGCGCGTTGGCCGGATTGGTGGTTCACTTTGTGCTGCGAGGAGTTATCACCAAACCACTGCGACGCCTTGTCGCCACTCTCAGCCGCATTGGTGATGGTGACCTTGAAGCCAAAGCGGAAGAACGTAGTTGCGAAGAACTGACCTACCTGTCAGAACGACTCAACGCGATGACCAAAAAGCTAGCGGCTGCTGATCGAGAGCGACGGCTTCACATGAAGAAGGCTCGGGATATCCAACAGCACTTGCGTCCGACCAATCAAAAGATTGAAGGCGTCGACACCGCCGAGTTGTTTGAGCCGGCCGATGACGTCGGCGGCGACTACTACGACGTTATTCCGCTGGGCAATGGTGAATGCCTCTTGTGTCTGGCTGACGTTTCGGGCCACGGCGTTCCGGCTGCGATGGCTGCTACCGTCATCAAAGCCTTAGTTCTGGAAGCCCTAGAAGTGACCCGTAGTCCAGCAGAGATACTCAATCGCATCAATCGCCGATACGCCGAGATTATTGTGCCGGGCCACTTCGCGACGATGGTGATTGTCGTTGCGAATCAAGGCGAAATGACACTGAGCTGCGCCAACGCCGGGCACGAGCCGCCGTTTATTCATGAGCCGGGCCAGTCAGTTAGACGTCTTTCGGTCAGCAATCTGCTGTTGGGCGTGGACGAACAGACAGCCTACACGGAGCAGAATGTGAGTATAACTAGCGGCACAAAGGTGGTGCTCGTTTCTGACGGCGTGACTGAAGCGTTCGACCCGAATGAGAACCAGTTCGGCACTGAGCGAGTTGGCCAAGTGATGGCGGAGTCGTCGGCTACCTCTCCTCGGCAACTGGTTAGCGAATTCGTCGAGGCACTTGCCCGGTTTCGTGGATCTCGGCCCCCATTCGATGACACAACCTTGCTTGCGGCGAGGGTTGGTGCGTCACATTCGCCTACTCCCGACTAA
- a CDS encoding heavy metal translocating P-type ATPase → MSKLDTQAIDPACGMTVDSESARSSNYQGSDYFFCSESCQRKFEEDPAAVLAKAAQLEAEKGGKSGDDHSCCSHGGDSRAGKEAAAASPAANPDAIYTCPMHPEVEQVGPGDCPICGMDLEPKYVDMAEHGDEGSYRDILRRFWVGVILSAPLLVLAMGPMVGWNLAEQMSDRLFGWLQLAFAAPVVFWCGWPLLVRGVKSFRTLNLNMFSLIAVGTLAAFLFSLFVVLFPAMIPEAFFENGKPPLYFEAAAVIITLVLLGQVLELRARQQTSGAIRELMQLAPETAHRITEDGEEEVALGDVHQGDRLRVRPGEKVPVDGTVISGSSSVDESMLTGEPIPVSKSEGDEITGGTLNQTGALVMEAVGVGGDTVLHRIVQMVAEAQRSRAPIQKLVDVVSRYFVPAVIVCSILAFVGWAVFGPEPRLAHAFVAAVAVLIIACPCALGLATPMSVMVGVGRGAKEGVLIKDAEVLEVMENVDTVVVDKTGTLTQGRPEVTAIETSGDWSETEVLKLAAAVEAQSEHPLAQAVVRRAKADKLSVPDASEFDSITGGGVRASVDGRDVLIGKADLLDQLSISGVEGGRKRATQHQSEGATVIFIAIDGELAASMAITDPIKDSTPAALRTLHELGLRVVMLTGDAQPTAKAVAEKLGIDEFHAGVSPQDKHDFVKQLKEEGKVVAMAGDGINDAPALAESNVGIAMGTGTGVAIESAGVTLVGGDLRGVAAANNLSRKTMSNIRQNLFFAFIYNALGIPVAAGLLYPVFGVLLSPMIAAAAMSFSSVSVIANALRLRAAKLA, encoded by the coding sequence ATGAGCAAACTGGACACTCAAGCAATCGATCCCGCCTGCGGTATGACGGTTGATTCTGAATCAGCGCGGTCGTCGAACTACCAAGGCAGCGACTACTTCTTTTGCAGCGAGTCCTGCCAGCGGAAATTTGAGGAGGATCCGGCTGCGGTGCTGGCGAAAGCCGCTCAACTAGAAGCTGAAAAGGGTGGGAAGTCAGGCGACGATCATAGTTGCTGTTCCCACGGTGGGGATTCACGCGCCGGGAAAGAGGCGGCCGCTGCTTCGCCAGCAGCAAACCCCGATGCGATTTACACCTGCCCGATGCACCCAGAGGTTGAGCAAGTTGGACCGGGCGATTGCCCGATCTGCGGAATGGACCTTGAGCCGAAGTACGTCGATATGGCGGAACACGGTGACGAAGGGTCGTATCGAGATATACTGCGGCGGTTCTGGGTGGGGGTAATATTGTCGGCGCCGCTCTTGGTGCTGGCGATGGGACCGATGGTCGGCTGGAATCTTGCTGAACAGATGTCGGATCGGCTGTTCGGCTGGCTGCAACTCGCTTTCGCCGCGCCGGTCGTGTTCTGGTGTGGCTGGCCACTCTTAGTTCGTGGAGTGAAATCGTTTCGCACGTTGAATCTAAATATGTTCTCGCTGATCGCCGTGGGAACGCTTGCCGCCTTTCTATTCAGCCTGTTTGTTGTGCTGTTTCCCGCGATGATCCCCGAGGCGTTTTTTGAAAATGGAAAGCCGCCGCTTTATTTTGAGGCGGCGGCAGTAATTATCACACTGGTCTTGCTAGGCCAGGTATTGGAGCTACGTGCTCGACAACAGACCAGCGGTGCCATTCGCGAACTCATGCAGCTTGCGCCGGAGACCGCGCATCGCATCACCGAGGACGGCGAGGAAGAAGTCGCACTTGGCGACGTGCATCAAGGTGATCGCCTGCGAGTGCGACCGGGGGAGAAAGTTCCCGTCGATGGGACCGTCATAAGCGGTAGCAGCAGTGTTGATGAGTCGATGCTGACAGGCGAACCGATTCCAGTCAGTAAAAGCGAAGGCGATGAGATTACAGGCGGCACGCTAAATCAGACCGGAGCGTTGGTCATGGAAGCGGTTGGCGTGGGCGGTGATACAGTCCTTCATCGAATCGTACAGATGGTTGCCGAAGCCCAGCGAAGTCGCGCCCCAATTCAAAAACTGGTTGATGTTGTGTCACGTTATTTCGTTCCGGCTGTCATCGTCTGTTCGATTCTTGCGTTTGTCGGCTGGGCAGTGTTCGGTCCGGAGCCTCGTTTGGCTCACGCATTTGTAGCGGCGGTGGCCGTGTTGATCATTGCTTGCCCGTGCGCGTTAGGACTGGCCACGCCGATGTCGGTGATGGTTGGCGTGGGTCGCGGTGCGAAGGAAGGCGTTCTCATTAAGGACGCGGAAGTTTTGGAAGTGATGGAGAATGTCGACACAGTTGTCGTCGATAAAACCGGCACACTGACTCAAGGCCGTCCAGAGGTGACAGCGATTGAAACCTCTGGAGACTGGAGTGAAACGGAAGTGTTGAAGCTGGCTGCTGCCGTGGAAGCCCAGAGCGAACATCCCTTGGCTCAGGCAGTGGTTCGGCGAGCTAAGGCCGACAAATTGTCTGTACCTGATGCCTCAGAGTTCGACAGCATTACCGGCGGCGGAGTTCGTGCAAGTGTTGATGGCCGCGATGTGCTGATCGGAAAAGCCGACTTGCTCGACCAGCTGTCAATCTCTGGCGTCGAAGGAGGACGCAAGCGGGCAACGCAGCATCAATCGGAAGGAGCCACGGTGATATTCATTGCCATCGACGGCGAGCTTGCCGCCAGCATGGCCATCACCGATCCGATCAAGGATAGCACCCCAGCGGCGCTTAGAACGCTCCATGAACTTGGGCTGCGAGTTGTGATGCTCACTGGGGACGCTCAGCCGACTGCTAAGGCTGTGGCAGAGAAGCTAGGAATCGATGAATTTCACGCAGGTGTTTCACCGCAGGACAAACATGACTTCGTCAAACAACTCAAGGAGGAAGGTAAGGTCGTTGCAATGGCGGGTGATGGGATCAATGACGCTCCGGCATTGGCGGAATCGAATGTGGGGATCGCAATGGGAACCGGCACCGGCGTTGCGATCGAGTCGGCGGGAGTGACGCTCGTTGGTGGCGATTTGCGGGGGGTTGCGGCGGCAAACAATCTCAGTCGCAAGACAATGAGCAATATTCGGCAGAATCTATTTTTCGCATTCATTTACAACGCGCTGGGCATTCCGGTTGCAGCGGGCCTATTGTATCCGGTGTTCGGCGTGTTGCTTAGCCCGATGATCGCCGCAGCGGCAATGAGTTTCAGTAGCGTGTCCGTGATTGCCAATGCGCTGCGACTGCGAGCTGCCAAGCTGGCTTAG
- a CDS encoding choice-of-anchor D domain-containing protein codes for MNLSSAMRFGGVWKGEWSGLVNVFETSSLGLSSAQFILDYTPPLNPNLRSQTSSTLDSRGELVGEVNGETFDFGKLRVGTSETRSVSLRNSGPQESRLTGTIGGILDDPLGSFSIVNGKSFASLAGGESQTKDVSYVPEQFGSESTYLAINTGVDDFYLPLNGTGTGPFFSLSNGANTLNFGQVAAGEAKELSIELTNDLISLIDRSGELLELTGLTISSVEVLGNGFSVDAFSPVVLHDSTGFDVTKAISVSFAPQDATGISSGLLRVFTDQESVFGSSGRIFEIELSATAVPEPLSGSLFATGIALLAWRRVRCAVLPN; via the coding sequence TTGAACCTTAGCTCAGCGATGCGTTTTGGGGGTGTTTGGAAAGGAGAGTGGTCAGGCTTAGTCAATGTGTTTGAGACTTCTTCGCTCGGATTGTCCTCTGCCCAGTTCATTCTTGACTACACACCACCCCTCAATCCAAACCTGCGTTCACAGACAAGTTCAACGCTCGACAGCCGAGGAGAACTTGTGGGTGAGGTAAACGGTGAGACATTCGACTTCGGAAAGCTACGCGTGGGAACGAGCGAGACGCGTAGCGTATCGCTTCGCAACTCAGGCCCACAAGAAAGCAGGCTAACAGGTACCATTGGCGGAATTCTAGACGACCCGCTCGGAAGCTTTTCCATCGTTAATGGTAAGTCGTTTGCTTCTCTTGCTGGCGGCGAATCGCAGACGAAAGATGTATCCTATGTACCAGAGCAGTTTGGATCAGAATCAACTTATCTGGCAATCAACACCGGAGTTGACGATTTTTATCTTCCACTCAACGGTACAGGTACTGGTCCTTTTTTCTCGTTGAGTAATGGGGCGAATACGCTGAACTTTGGACAAGTAGCCGCTGGTGAAGCTAAAGAGCTGAGCATTGAGCTGACCAATGACCTGATTTCGCTGATCGACCGAAGCGGTGAGTTGCTGGAACTCACTGGTCTCACAATCTCTAGTGTAGAGGTCCTGGGAAACGGCTTCTCTGTAGACGCATTCTCTCCTGTGGTCTTGCATGACAGCACAGGGTTTGACGTAACAAAGGCAATCAGTGTCAGCTTCGCCCCTCAGGATGCCACTGGCATATCCAGCGGTTTGCTTCGAGTCTTCACTGACCAGGAATCAGTCTTCGGTTCATCAGGGAGAATCTTTGAGATTGAGCTAAGTGCAACCGCTGTCCCTGAACCCTTATCAGGTAGCCTTTTTGCCACGGGTATCGCACTACTCGCTTGGCGAAGAGTTCGTTGTGCCGTTCTACCGAACTAG
- a CDS encoding GNAT family N-acetyltransferase, with protein sequence MSCVFGIKANQLHTPELREEFRFLEITSKNIAKMCEAYPEFFDERQAEQLMTGQFFGIAVLQQNALVGFAWLGIGSIPAESNHNGDDRTGLPIDLPADTGYVYNVLVLPNYRGRRLYGSIMGKLAQRMQSRGVSRLILTTDVMNTSSLKALHRMGFQDLGRAWLFRIGPFSMASYPPSPIFDTVRFGKYTGDTRVSRE encoded by the coding sequence ATGAGCTGCGTCTTTGGAATCAAAGCCAATCAACTGCATACTCCAGAACTCAGAGAAGAATTCCGGTTTCTAGAGATTACTTCCAAGAACATTGCCAAAATGTGCGAAGCTTATCCGGAGTTCTTCGATGAGCGTCAAGCCGAGCAACTCATGACCGGCCAGTTTTTTGGAATTGCGGTTCTTCAGCAAAACGCACTGGTGGGGTTTGCTTGGCTAGGTATTGGCAGCATTCCTGCGGAGTCCAACCACAACGGTGATGACCGAACTGGCTTACCAATCGACCTGCCGGCGGATACCGGATATGTCTACAACGTATTGGTCCTTCCAAATTATCGAGGTCGCAGACTGTACGGAAGCATCATGGGCAAGCTCGCCCAGCGGATGCAATCGCGAGGCGTTTCGCGGCTTATTCTGACAACTGATGTGATGAACACCAGTTCGCTCAAGGCACTTCATCGCATGGGATTTCAGGACCTTGGAAGAGCGTGGCTGTTCCGCATCGGTCCGTTTTCGATGGCGAGCTATCCACCTTCGCCGATATTCGACACGGTTCGATTCGGCAAGTACACAGGAGATACAAGAGTTAGTCGGGAGTAG